Proteins encoded together in one Prunus dulcis chromosome 3, ALMONDv2, whole genome shotgun sequence window:
- the LOC117623006 gene encoding protein TPX2, giving the protein MLKPHTKSTLKFVKTASQSPTSSWSSNSGGMPKYEGKERLHDKSKSSQKSPTKENTKPQEIRLHTQQRATRRATFNYMVAAKLSILEQRRKQEEMLQKMIEEEEIRLLRKEMVPRAQLMPHFDRPFVPQRSRRPLTVPREPSFMSSKCFGCNSSSGFYNFQHTTQAMNPIK; this is encoded by the exons ATGTTGAAGCCACACACCAAATCTACTCTTAAG TTTGTGAAGACTGCTTCTCAGTCTCCAACGAGTTCATGGAGCTCAAATTCTGGAGGAATG CCAAAATATGAAGGTAAAGAGCGTCTCCATGACAAATCTAAg TCTTCTCAGAAGTCtcctacaaaagaaaataccaaACCTCAAGAAATTAGACTCCACACTCAACAAAGAGCAACCAGACGAGCAACGTTCAACTACATG GTTGCAGCCAAGCTGAGCATCTTGGAGCAGCGTAGAAAACAAGAAGAGATGTTGCAGAAG ATGatagaagaggaagagattCGCTTACTGAGAAAGGAGATGGTTCCAAGGGCTCAATTGATGCCCCATTTTGACAGACCTTTCGTTCCCCAGag ATCAAGAAGGCCCTTGACAGTTCCTAGGGAACCAAGTTTCATGAGCAGCAAGTGCTTCGGCTGCAACTCTAGCAGTGGCTTCTACAATTTCCAGCACACAACTCAAGCTATGAACCCCATCAAGTAG
- the LOC117623514 gene encoding uncharacterized protein LOC117623514, whose amino-acid sequence MSVACGMECVVMFGCMRWVWRRCTFIGADDSATWTSATPVEFDPVPRISRLILAVYEPDLHHPNFIPTVGFRPNPDWVVKRVTYEQTLGHAPPYLIYVDHDHKELVLAIRGLNLVKESDYKLLLDNKLGMQMFDGGYVHHGLLKSAIWLLNEEGETLKRLWLENGSNYDMVFAGHSLGSGVAALLTVIVVNHRNRLGGIPRSKVRCYALAPARCMSLNLAVKYADVIYSVVLQDDFLPRTATPLEDIFKSIFCLPCLLFLVCLRDTFIPEGRKLRDPRRLYAPGRMYHIVERKFCRCGRYPPEVRTAIPVEGRFEHIVLSCNATSDHGIIWIEREADKALQRMKESSSETITTAPKVQKLERLQTIEKEHKDALERAVSLNIPHAVTSNEEAAEDQEPEGPKSETQSKDPLDTKSKSTGGRAKWDDVIEKLFKKKESGDVLLNRDSTAPE is encoded by the exons ATGTCGGTGGCGTGCGGCATGGAGTGCGTGGTGATGTTCGGCTGTATGCGCTGGGTGTGGCGGCGCTGCACCTTCATCGGCGCCGACGACAGCGCCACGTGGACATCCGCCACCCCCGTCGAGTTCGACCCCGTCCCCCGCATCAGCCGCTTGATCCTCGCCGTCTACGAGCCCGATCTCCACCACCCCAACTTCATCCCCACCGTCGGATTCCGCCCCAACCCCGACTGGGTCGTCAAGCGCGTCACCTACGAGCAGACCCTCGGCCACGCCCCGCCCTACCTCATCTACGTCGACCACGACCACAAGGAGCTCGTCCTCGCGATCCGCGGCCTCAATTTGGTCAAAGAGAGCGACTACAAGCTCCTGCTCGACAACAAGCTCGGAATGCAGATGTTCGATGGCGGGTACGTGCACCATGGCCTGTTGAAGTCGGCGATTTGGCTGCTTAACGAAGAAGGCGAGACTTTGAAGCGGCTGTGGCTCGAGAACGGCTCTAATTACGACATGGTGTTCGCCGGCCACTCTTTGGGGTCTGGTGTGGCTGCTCTGTTGACTGTGATTGTGGTGAACCACAGGAACAGGCTGGGTGGGATCCCCAGGAGCAAGGTCAGGTGCTACGCGCTGGCTCCCGCGCGTTGTATGTCGTTGAATTTGGCGGTCAAGTATGCCGATGTTATATACTCTGTGGTTTTGCAG GATGATTTCTTGCCAAGAACTGCCACCCCCTTGGAGGATATTTTCAAGTCAATTTTTTG CTTGCCCTGCTTgttatttttggtttgtttgagAGACACCTTCATACCAGAAGGTAGAAAGCTTAGAGATCCCAGAAGGCTTTATGCACCCGGCCGGATGTATCATATTGTAGAGCGCAAATTTTGCAG ATGTGGGAGGTATCCTCCAGAAGTCCGAACTGCCATTCCTGTTGAAGGGAGATTTGAACATATTGTCTTGTCATGTAACGCCACATCTGATCATGGAATTATCTGGATAGAAAGGGAAGCAGACAAGGCTTTACAA AGAATGAAGGAAAGTAGTTCAGAGACCATAACAACTGCTCCAAAAGTACAAAAACTAGAAAGGTTGCAGACCATTgaaaaagaacacaaagaTGCATTGGAAAGAGCTGTCAGTTTGAACATACCTCATGCGGTAACATCCAACGAGGAAGCTGCCGAAGACCAAGAACCAGAGGGTCCAAAGAGTGAGACTCAGAGTAAAGACCCTCTGGACACAAAGTCAAAGTCCACCGGGGGAAGGGCGAAGTGGGATGATGTAATTGAAAAgctttttaagaaaaaagagtcTGGGGATGTACTGCTAAATAGAGATTCAACTGCCCCAGAATAG
- the LOC117620872 gene encoding GDSL esterase/lipase At5g37690 has translation MEVMLGIVLAITIFTNMAAVASSAASPVTFVFGDSLTEVGNNNYLQYSLARANYPWYGVDYAGGQATGRFTNGRTIGDIISEKLGIPSPPPYLSVSQNDDALLKGVNYASGGAGILNDTGLYFIQRLSFDDQIQNFNKTKEAIKAKIGGEAAAKLCSEAVYFIGIGSNDYVNNYLQPFLADGQQYTYDEFVELLITTLEGQLMRLYKLGARKMVFHGLGPLGCIPSQRVKSKTGRCLKRVNEWVIEFNSKVQKLVASLNRRLPKAKLAFADTYGDVFDLINNPAAYGFKVSNTSCCNVDTSLGGLCLPNSKMCTNRNDYVFWDAFHPSDAANAVLADKLFSRLFPQPPSLAPSPSH, from the exons ATGGAAGTAATGTTGGGGATTGTTTTAGCCATCACCATTTTCACAAACATGGCAGCAGTGGCTTCATCCGCAGCATCTCCCGTGACGTTCGTCTTCGGTGACTCGTTAACAGAAGTAGGGAACAACAATTATCTGCAGTATTCTCTTGCCAGGGCAAATTATCCATGGTATGGGGTGGATTATGCTGGTGGTCAAGCTACTGGGAGGTTCACTAATGGAAGGACCATTGGGGATATAATAT CTGAAAAGCTTGGGATCCCGTCACCGCCACCTTATCTTTCTGTGTCACAAAATGATGATGCACTGCTCAAAGGGGTAAATTATGCATCTGGTGGAGCAGGAATTCTCAATGACACTGGACTCTATTTT ATTCAGAGATTGTCCTTTGATgatcaaatacaaaatttcaacaaGACAAAGGAAGCCATCAAGGCTAAGATCGGGGGAGAGGCTGCAGCCAAGCTTTGCAGTGAAGCCGTCTACTTCATCGGAATTG GCAGCAATGATTATGTCAACAATTACTTGCAACCCTTCTTGGCTGATGGTCAGCAGTACACTTACGACGAATTCGTGGAACTATTAATCACCACTTTAGAGGGGCAACTTATG AGGCTCTACAAACTCGGTGCTCGAAAGATGGTCTTCCATGGTCTCGGCCCCCTTGGCTGCATTCCTTCTCAGCGGGTGAAATCAAAGACAGGACGATGCTTAAAGCGAGTGAATGAGTGGGTGATAGAATTCAACTCCAAAGTACAAAAGCTAGTTGCATCTCTCAACAGGCGCCTCCCAAAAGCAAAACTCGCATTTGCAGATACATATGGAGATGTTTTCGACTTGATCAACAACCCTGCTGCATATG GTTTCAAGGTCTCTAATACATCGTGTTGCAATGTGGACACATCACTCGGGGGGCTATGCTTGCCTAATTCAAAAATGTGTACAAACCGGAATGACTATGTATTCTGGGATGCATTCCACCCTTCGGATGCAGCAAACGCAGTTCTTGCTGATAAACTCTTCTCGAGACTATTTCCTCAGCCCCCTTCCCTTGCACCGTCACCTTCACACTGA